Proteins encoded within one genomic window of Thermus albus:
- the gltX gene encoding glutamate--tRNA ligase has translation MVVTRIAPSPTGDPHVGTAYIALFNYVWAKKNRGRFLVRIEDTDRTRYVPGAEERILAALKWLGIPYDEGPDIGGPHGPYRQSERLPLYREHAQELLRRGWAYRAFETPEELERIRKEKGGYDGRARNIPPEEAEERAKRGEPHVIRLKVPRPGTTEVKDELRGVVVYDNGEIPDVVLLKSDGYPTYHLANVVDDHLMGVTDVIRAEEWLVSTPIHVLLYQAFGWEVPKFYHMPLLRNPDKTKISKRKSHTSLEWYRAEGFLPEALRNYLALMGFSMPDGREIFTLEELIQAFTWERVSLGGPVFDLEKLRWLNGKYIREVLPLEEVAERVKPFLREAGLSWPDEAYLRRAVELMRPRFDTLKELPEKARYLFSEDYPMGAKALEKLKEGLPVLKEVEPLLRAQGDWSEASLDALLRGLAQEKGLKLGQVAQPLRAALTGSLETPGLFEIMALLGKERALSRLERALKPPHSA, from the coding sequence ATGGTGGTGACCCGCATCGCCCCAAGCCCCACGGGGGACCCCCATGTGGGGACAGCGTATATCGCCCTTTTCAACTACGTGTGGGCCAAGAAAAACCGGGGCCGTTTCCTGGTGCGCATAGAGGACACCGACCGCACCCGTTACGTCCCCGGAGCCGAGGAGCGCATCCTGGCTGCCCTTAAGTGGCTCGGCATCCCCTACGACGAAGGCCCCGACATCGGGGGACCCCACGGGCCCTATCGCCAGTCGGAAAGGCTCCCCCTTTACCGGGAACACGCCCAGGAGCTCCTAAGGCGGGGATGGGCTTACCGGGCCTTTGAAACCCCCGAGGAGTTGGAAAGGATCCGCAAGGAGAAGGGGGGCTACGACGGCCGCGCCCGCAATATCCCACCTGAGGAAGCGGAGGAACGGGCCAAAAGGGGCGAGCCCCACGTGATCCGCCTCAAGGTGCCCAGGCCCGGCACCACGGAGGTTAAAGACGAGCTTCGGGGGGTGGTGGTCTACGACAATGGGGAGATCCCCGATGTGGTCCTCCTCAAGTCCGACGGCTACCCCACCTACCACCTGGCCAACGTGGTGGACGACCACCTCATGGGGGTGACGGACGTGATCCGGGCGGAGGAGTGGCTGGTTTCCACCCCCATCCACGTCCTCCTCTACCAGGCCTTTGGCTGGGAAGTGCCCAAGTTCTACCACATGCCCCTCCTGAGAAACCCCGACAAGACCAAGATCAGCAAGCGGAAAAGCCACACCTCCTTGGAGTGGTACCGGGCTGAAGGGTTTTTGCCCGAGGCCCTACGCAACTACCTGGCCCTCATGGGCTTCTCCATGCCCGATGGGCGGGAGATCTTCACCCTGGAAGAGCTCATCCAGGCCTTCACTTGGGAGCGGGTTTCCCTGGGGGGTCCGGTCTTTGACCTGGAGAAGCTGCGCTGGCTCAACGGGAAGTACATCCGCGAGGTCCTCCCCCTGGAGGAGGTGGCGGAAAGGGTGAAACCCTTCCTGAGAGAAGCGGGGCTCTCTTGGCCGGACGAGGCCTATTTAAGGCGGGCGGTGGAGCTCATGCGTCCCCGGTTTGACACCTTGAAGGAACTTCCGGAAAAGGCCCGCTACCTCTTCTCCGAAGACTATCCCATGGGAGCGAAGGCCTTAGAGAAGCTGAAGGAAGGCCTCCCGGTCCTGAAGGAGGTGGAGCCTCTCCTAAGGGCCCAGGGGGACTGGAGCGAGGCCAGTTTGGATGCCCTTCTCCGGGGCTTGGCCCAGGAAAAAGGCCTCAAGCTTGGCCAGGTGGCCCAGCCCTTAAGGGCGGCCCTCACGGGAAGCCTAGAAACCCCGGGGCTTTTTGAGATCATGGCCCTATTGGGCAAGGAACGGGCCCTTTCCCGCCTGGAACGGGCCCTAAAACCACCCCACTCTGCCTGA
- a CDS encoding disulfide bond formation protein B: MNRGLLLLAFSWVVALVATLGSLYYSEVRLFLPCELCWYQRIFMYPQAVLLGLALWRQDLAVWPYSLALSLVGAGFSTLHLLEQRFPDLFTLACKPPVPCNVEYIPQFPIPLQALIAFILIALSMGLLAREARQRG, translated from the coding sequence ATGAACCGCGGCCTTCTCCTGCTCGCCTTCTCTTGGGTGGTGGCCTTGGTGGCCACCTTGGGAAGCCTTTACTACTCCGAGGTGCGGCTTTTTTTGCCCTGCGAGCTCTGCTGGTACCAAAGGATCTTCATGTACCCCCAGGCCGTCCTCCTGGGCCTCGCCCTTTGGCGGCAGGACCTCGCTGTCTGGCCCTATAGCCTGGCCCTTTCCCTCGTGGGAGCCGGGTTTAGCACCCTGCACCTCCTGGAACAGCGCTTCCCCGACCTCTTCACCCTGGCCTGCAAGCCCCCGGTGCCCTGCAACGTGGAGTACATACCCCAGTTCCCCATCCCCTTGCAGGCCCTGATCGCCTTCATTCTGATCGCCCTTAGCATGGGGCTTCTGGCCCGAGAGGCCCGTCAAAGGGGATAG
- the ftsY gene encoding signal recognition particle-docking protein FtsY, translating to MGFFDRLKAGLAKTRETLLKAIPWGGSPEEVLEELEMALLAADVGLEATEELLAEVKASGRKDLKEAVKEKLVQMLEPDERRATLRKLGFRPQNLKPVEPQGHVVLMVGVNGVGKTTTIAKLGRYYRNLGKKVMFCAGDTFRAAGGAQLAEWGKRLGVPVIQGPEGADPAALAFDAASARKARGYDLLLVDTAGRLHTKHNLMEELKKVKRAIAKADPGEPKEVWLVLDAVTGQNGLEQARRFHEAVGLTGVIVTKLDGTAKGGVLVPIVRTLRVPIKFIGVGEGPDDLQPFDAEAFVEALLEA from the coding sequence ATGGGCTTTTTTGACCGACTAAAGGCCGGACTGGCCAAAACCCGGGAAACCCTCCTCAAGGCCATCCCCTGGGGGGGAAGTCCCGAAGAGGTCCTGGAGGAGCTGGAGATGGCCCTCCTGGCCGCCGATGTGGGCCTCGAGGCCACCGAAGAGCTCCTCGCCGAGGTGAAGGCCTCCGGGCGGAAGGACCTGAAGGAGGCGGTCAAGGAGAAGCTTGTGCAGATGCTGGAGCCGGACGAGCGCCGGGCCACCCTGAGGAAACTGGGCTTCCGCCCGCAAAACCTGAAGCCCGTGGAACCCCAAGGGCACGTGGTCCTCATGGTGGGGGTGAACGGGGTGGGCAAGACCACCACCATCGCCAAACTGGGCCGCTACTACCGAAACCTGGGCAAGAAGGTCATGTTCTGCGCTGGGGATACCTTCCGCGCCGCCGGGGGAGCCCAGCTCGCCGAGTGGGGAAAGCGGCTTGGCGTCCCCGTCATCCAGGGGCCCGAAGGCGCCGACCCCGCCGCTTTAGCCTTTGATGCCGCCAGTGCCCGCAAAGCCCGGGGTTACGATCTCCTGCTGGTGGACACCGCAGGCCGCCTCCACACCAAGCACAACCTCATGGAGGAGCTAAAAAAGGTGAAGCGGGCCATCGCCAAGGCAGACCCCGGGGAGCCCAAGGAGGTCTGGCTGGTGCTGGACGCCGTCACCGGGCAAAACGGCCTGGAACAGGCCAGGCGCTTCCACGAGGCGGTGGGGCTTACCGGGGTGATCGTCACCAAGCTGGACGGCACCGCCAAGGGGGGGGTCCTGGTTCCCATCGTGCGCACGTTAAGGGTGCCCATCAAGTTCATCGGGGTGGGGGAAGGCCCCGACGACCTCCAGCCCTTTGACGCGGAGGCCTTTGTGGAGGCGCTATTGGAAGCTTAA
- the rnpA gene encoding ribonuclease P protein component: MAPHPKGERLRPAPPKAGGKLLSLKGDRAFQRLRQGRAGRGRFVNVKWLPAAQLRVGIVVSKKVGKAVVRNRIKRRLREILRRLHLPKAHLLVIASPEAREATYAELFQDLTRALKKSGLIQ, from the coding sequence CTGGCGCCTCACCCCAAGGGTGAACGCCTAAGGCCTGCCCCCCCAAAAGCGGGGGGCAAACTCCTCTCCCTAAAGGGCGATCGCGCCTTTCAGAGGCTCCGCCAAGGCCGTGCTGGGCGGGGTCGTTTTGTCAACGTCAAGTGGCTCCCCGCCGCCCAGCTACGGGTGGGGATCGTGGTGTCCAAGAAGGTGGGCAAGGCGGTGGTGCGCAACCGCATCAAGCGCCGCCTGAGGGAGATCCTCCGCCGCCTCCACCTCCCCAAGGCCCACCTCCTGGTGATCGCCAGCCCCGAGGCCCGGGAGGCCACCTATGCTGAACTCTTCCAGGACCTCACCCGCGCCCTCAAGAAGAGCGGGCTGATACAATAG
- the yidD gene encoding membrane protein insertion efficiency factor YidD, producing the protein MRGVLILLVKAYRRFISPLKPRTCRFHPTCSAYALEALERHGALWGSYLAARRILKCHPLHPGGLDPVPLVFPPRSTVKTQKEAR; encoded by the coding sequence GTGCGCGGCGTACTGATCCTTTTGGTTAAGGCCTACCGCAGGTTCATCTCCCCCCTCAAACCCAGGACCTGCCGCTTCCACCCCACCTGTTCCGCCTATGCCCTCGAGGCCCTGGAGCGCCATGGCGCCTTATGGGGTAGCTACCTGGCCGCCAGGCGCATCCTGAAGTGCCATCCTCTGCACCCTGGGGGGCTGGACCCGGTACCCTTGGTCTTCCCACCCAGGAGTACCGTCAAGACCCAGAAGGAGGCAAGATGA
- a CDS encoding DUF3084 domain-containing protein: MTFWALLFLILFLAALVAYLGDRVAKWAGKRHYRLFGLRPRQTATLVAVLTGVGIALFSYLGFLLVFREAREVILEAQAIRAERDQLRREQQVLLEAKAAMEAEASRALAELNALREERRTLLQALEQAGVVRSRLEEEAKALASQVKALEGERETLLKERAALQAERQALAQLLEERNQELAKKTAELTEKARELKALEQRLTVLQEAAKRAEAEKARFTEEKRRLQGDVLQALARLEETRRERQALAQEVEALRGRLARAREELLKTEERVRSLLVQAEVLQGERGQLSQSLVRLSQGLYLGEVRLGAEEGREALERVAERRARLQGFRGVELLGEATGPGLAVLEGAGYQEGRLLVRVRFYPERRAFAQGEVLAARTFRLSTPARDQEVLEALGEAMRKRLLEAGFPPEYATFPSPEELARGLNLLQGRRGVVRVGVVAAKEAWTTEKPLLSFQLLGGPPGPEVPVPTRQVP; this comes from the coding sequence ATGACCTTCTGGGCCCTTCTCTTTCTGATCCTTTTCCTGGCCGCCCTTGTGGCCTACCTGGGGGACAGGGTGGCCAAGTGGGCGGGGAAGCGCCACTACCGCCTTTTTGGCCTCAGGCCCCGGCAGACGGCCACCCTGGTGGCGGTCCTCACGGGGGTGGGGATCGCCCTATTCAGCTACCTGGGGTTTCTCCTGGTGTTCCGGGAGGCTAGGGAGGTGATCCTCGAGGCCCAGGCCATCCGGGCCGAGCGGGACCAGCTAAGAAGGGAGCAGCAGGTCCTTTTGGAGGCCAAGGCGGCCATGGAGGCCGAGGCCAGCAGGGCCTTGGCGGAACTCAACGCCCTGAGGGAGGAAAGGAGAACCCTGCTCCAGGCCCTGGAGCAGGCGGGAGTTGTGAGGAGCCGCCTGGAGGAGGAGGCCAAGGCCCTGGCCTCCCAGGTCAAGGCCCTGGAGGGGGAAAGGGAAACCCTCCTTAAGGAGCGGGCGGCCCTACAGGCGGAGCGCCAGGCCCTGGCCCAGCTTCTGGAGGAAAGAAACCAAGAGTTGGCCAAGAAGACAGCGGAGCTTACGGAGAAGGCTCGGGAACTCAAAGCCTTGGAGCAGCGCTTGACCGTCCTCCAGGAGGCGGCCAAGCGGGCGGAGGCGGAAAAAGCCCGTTTCACCGAGGAAAAGAGGCGTCTGCAGGGGGATGTGCTTCAGGCCCTCGCCCGCTTGGAGGAAACCCGACGGGAGCGCCAAGCCCTGGCGCAAGAGGTCGAGGCCTTGAGGGGCAGGCTCGCCAGGGCCAGGGAGGAACTTCTAAAGACGGAGGAAAGGGTGCGGAGCCTTCTGGTGCAGGCCGAGGTGCTTCAGGGAGAACGGGGCCAGCTTTCCCAAAGCCTCGTCCGCCTGAGCCAAGGCCTCTACCTGGGGGAGGTGCGCCTGGGGGCGGAGGAGGGGAGGGAGGCCCTGGAGCGGGTGGCGGAGCGGCGGGCCCGGCTACAGGGTTTCCGGGGCGTAGAGCTTTTGGGAGAGGCCACGGGCCCAGGCCTGGCGGTGCTGGAGGGAGCTGGGTACCAGGAGGGGAGGCTTCTAGTGCGGGTGCGCTTCTATCCGGAGCGGCGGGCCTTTGCCCAGGGGGAGGTGCTGGCGGCCCGCACCTTCCGCCTATCCACCCCGGCCCGGGATCAGGAGGTCCTGGAGGCCCTGGGGGAGGCCATGAGGAAAAGGCTTTTGGAGGCGGGTTTTCCCCCAGAGTACGCCACCTTTCCCTCACCGGAGGAGCTGGCCCGGGGGCTTAACCTCCTTCAGGGAAGGAGGGGAGTGGTGCGGGTGGGGGTGGTGGCCGCCAAGGAGGCGTGGACCACGGAAAAGCCTCTGCTTTCCTTCCAGCTCCTAGGCGGGCCGCCGGGCCCGGAGGTACCGGTCCCGACCCGCCAGGTCCCGTAG
- a CDS encoding DUF5522 domain-containing protein, giving the protein MAEAELQEGEDFYWEEGRMVFTEVYLRKRGYCCGTGCRHCPWPRGEEEA; this is encoded by the coding sequence ATGGCGGAAGCCGAACTCCAAGAGGGCGAAGACTTCTATTGGGAGGAGGGGCGGATGGTTTTCACGGAGGTTTATCTCCGCAAACGGGGGTATTGCTGCGGCACGGGTTGTCGCCACTGCCCCTGGCCTAGGGGGGAAGAGGAAGCTTAA
- the lptB gene encoding LPS export ABC transporter ATP-binding protein, with translation MDGELLAKGLRKRYGPREVVRGVDLSLKRGEIVALFGPNGAGKTTTFYMVVGFIRPTAGSIFLKGQEVGRLPMYRRARLGLGYLPQEPSAFRRMTVLENLLAVLEFQPLSRKERLEKAKALLEELSIYHLKDQMAYALSGGERRRLEMARALCTDPDFILLDEPFTGVDPKNVKEIQKVIAELRERRGVGVFITDHAVRETLAITDRVYVMYDGEILFHGDPETFARDQGVRRHYLGEDYEL, from the coding sequence ATGGACGGGGAGCTTTTGGCCAAGGGGTTGCGCAAGCGCTACGGCCCCAGGGAGGTGGTGCGGGGGGTGGACCTAAGCCTCAAGCGGGGGGAGATCGTGGCCCTCTTCGGCCCCAACGGGGCGGGGAAGACCACCACCTTCTACATGGTGGTGGGGTTTATCCGGCCTACTGCGGGGAGCATTTTTCTGAAAGGGCAGGAGGTGGGCCGCCTCCCCATGTACCGCCGGGCCCGGCTGGGCCTGGGGTATCTCCCCCAGGAGCCTTCCGCCTTTCGGCGCATGACCGTTTTGGAAAACCTCCTGGCCGTTTTGGAGTTCCAGCCCCTTTCCCGCAAGGAGCGGCTGGAGAAGGCCAAGGCCCTTTTGGAGGAGCTTTCCATCTACCACCTCAAGGACCAGATGGCCTACGCCCTTTCCGGGGGGGAAAGAAGGCGGCTGGAGATGGCCAGAGCCCTTTGTACTGACCCAGACTTCATCCTTCTGGACGAACCCTTCACCGGGGTGGACCCGAAAAACGTGAAGGAGATCCAAAAGGTCATTGCCGAACTTCGGGAGAGGCGGGGGGTGGGGGTCTTCATCACCGACCACGCGGTGCGGGAGACCCTGGCCATCACCGACCGGGTTTACGTGATGTACGATGGGGAGATCCTCTTCCACGGCGACCCCGAGACCTTTGCCCGGGACCAGGGGGTACGGAGGCACTACCTGGGGGAAGACTACGAGCTTTAG
- the prmC gene encoding peptide chain release factor N(5)-glutamine methyltransferase: protein MVRLLRELQERLRTAGLPEGEALDLLALASGLSRKELLLHLSQAPPPGTEEKALTLLERRLAGYPLQYLLGEVEFFGLPLKVAEGVLIPRPETEGLVELALSLPLPHAPRILDVGTGTGAIALALKKHLPEAQVWATDTDPEALALARENAHRLGLQVAFLQAPLTGGLKDLDLLVSNPPYLPEAYRAQAPRELAWESPWALYAGRQGLDVAQPLAQEAWQALKPGGFLLLELAPENVHLLAEELKARGWIDVEVLRDLAGRDRYLRARRPA, encoded by the coding sequence GTGGTCAGGCTCCTGCGAGAACTCCAGGAGAGGCTTAGGACCGCAGGGCTTCCCGAAGGGGAGGCCCTGGACCTTTTGGCCTTGGCCTCGGGCCTTTCCCGCAAGGAGCTTCTCCTCCATCTCTCCCAAGCCCCACCCCCAGGTACGGAAGAAAAAGCCCTGACCCTCTTGGAAAGGCGCCTTGCGGGCTATCCCCTGCAGTACCTTCTAGGGGAGGTGGAGTTTTTTGGCCTGCCCCTCAAGGTGGCCGAAGGGGTCCTCATCCCCCGCCCGGAAACGGAAGGCCTGGTGGAGCTGGCCCTAAGCCTCCCCTTGCCCCATGCCCCCCGCATCCTGGACGTGGGCACGGGTACCGGGGCCATCGCCCTGGCCCTAAAAAAACACCTTCCGGAGGCCCAGGTGTGGGCCACGGACACCGATCCCGAGGCCCTGGCCTTAGCCCGGGAGAACGCCCACAGGCTGGGCCTGCAGGTGGCCTTCCTCCAGGCTCCCCTCACCGGCGGGTTGAAGGATCTGGACCTCCTTGTCTCCAACCCCCCCTACCTGCCCGAGGCCTACCGGGCCCAAGCTCCCCGGGAACTGGCCTGGGAAAGCCCCTGGGCCCTCTATGCGGGAAGGCAAGGGCTGGATGTGGCCCAGCCCCTGGCCCAGGAGGCCTGGCAAGCCCTCAAGCCGGGCGGGTTTCTCCTCCTGGAACTGGCCCCGGAAAACGTCCACCTCCTGGCTGAGGAACTTAAGGCCAGGGGATGGATAGATGTGGAGGTGCTACGGGACCTGGCGGGTCGGGACCGGTACCTCCGGGCCCGGCGGCCCGCCTAG
- a CDS encoding ATP-dependent helicase produces MDAPLTQPSEEALLSSLNQAQRQAVMHFEGPALVVAGAGSGKTRTVVHRVAYLMAKRGVYPSEILAVTFTNKAAEEMRERLRRMVRGAGELWVSTFHSAALRILRVYGERVGLRPGFVVYDEDDQTALLKEVLKELGLAARPGPIKGLLDRAKNRGEAPESLLSELPDYYAGLSRGRLLDVLKRYEEALRAQGALDFGDILLYALRLLEEDREVLKRVRKRARFIHVDEYQDTNPVQYRFTKLLAGEEANLMAVGDPDQGIYSFRAADIKNILDFTRDFPGAKVYRLEENYRSTEAILRFANALIVHNALRLEKTLRPVKPGGEPVRLYRAKDARDEARFVAEEIGRLGPPLDRVAVLYRTNAQSRLLEQALASRGIPARVVGGVGFFERAEVKDLLAYARLSLNPLDAVSLKRVLNTPPRGIGPATVEKVEALARELGLPLYEALKVAVGSLARPAPVRHFLALMEELQELAFGPAEGFFRHLLEATDYPAYLKEAYPEDYEDRLENVEELLRAAREAEGLMEFLDKVALTARAEEPGEPGGKVALMTLHNAKGLEFPVVFVVGVEEGLLPHRSSLSTLEGLEEERRLFYVGVTRAQERLYLSYAEEREVYGRTEATRPSRFLEEVEEGLYQEYDPYRTPTKAPPAHRPKPGAFKGGEKVVHPRFGQGTVVAAMGDEVTVHFEGVGLKRLSLKYADLRPLG; encoded by the coding sequence GTGGACGCCCCCTTGACCCAGCCCTCGGAAGAGGCGCTCCTCTCCTCCCTGAACCAGGCCCAACGCCAGGCGGTCATGCACTTTGAGGGGCCAGCTTTGGTGGTGGCGGGGGCGGGAAGCGGCAAGACCCGCACCGTGGTCCACCGGGTGGCCTACCTCATGGCCAAGCGGGGGGTGTACCCCTCGGAGATCCTGGCGGTCACCTTTACCAATAAGGCCGCCGAGGAGATGCGGGAGCGCCTTAGGCGCATGGTGAGGGGGGCAGGGGAGCTTTGGGTTTCCACCTTCCACTCCGCCGCCTTGCGCATCCTTAGGGTCTATGGGGAAAGGGTGGGGCTTAGGCCCGGCTTTGTGGTCTACGACGAGGACGACCAGACCGCCCTCCTCAAGGAGGTGCTGAAGGAGCTGGGCCTTGCCGCCCGCCCCGGGCCCATCAAGGGCCTTCTGGACCGGGCCAAGAACCGGGGGGAGGCACCCGAGTCCCTCCTTTCGGAGCTTCCCGACTACTACGCCGGGCTTAGCCGGGGAAGGCTTTTGGATGTGCTGAAGCGCTACGAGGAGGCCCTAAGGGCCCAGGGGGCCTTGGACTTTGGGGACATCCTCCTCTATGCCCTGCGCCTTCTGGAGGAGGACCGGGAGGTCTTGAAGCGGGTGAGGAAGCGGGCCCGGTTCATCCACGTGGACGAGTACCAGGACACCAACCCCGTCCAATACCGCTTCACCAAGCTTTTGGCGGGGGAGGAGGCCAACCTCATGGCCGTGGGGGACCCGGACCAGGGGATCTACTCCTTCCGCGCCGCCGACATCAAGAACATCCTGGACTTTACCCGGGACTTCCCCGGGGCCAAGGTGTACCGCCTCGAGGAAAACTACCGCTCCACCGAGGCCATCCTGCGCTTTGCCAACGCCCTCATCGTCCATAACGCCCTCCGCCTGGAAAAGACCCTAAGGCCGGTGAAGCCGGGGGGGGAGCCCGTGCGCCTCTATAGGGCTAAGGACGCCCGGGACGAGGCCCGCTTCGTGGCCGAGGAGATCGGGCGCCTGGGGCCCCCCTTGGACCGGGTGGCGGTGCTCTACCGCACCAACGCCCAAAGCCGCCTCCTGGAGCAGGCCCTGGCCTCCCGGGGGATCCCCGCGCGGGTGGTGGGCGGGGTGGGGTTCTTTGAGCGAGCTGAGGTAAAGGACCTCCTGGCCTATGCCCGCCTTAGCCTGAACCCCTTGGATGCGGTAAGCCTTAAACGGGTGCTGAACACCCCTCCTAGGGGCATCGGCCCGGCTACGGTGGAGAAGGTGGAGGCCTTGGCCCGGGAGCTGGGGTTACCCCTTTATGAGGCCTTGAAGGTGGCGGTGGGGAGCCTAGCTCGCCCCGCCCCCGTGCGCCACTTCCTGGCCCTTATGGAGGAGCTTCAGGAGCTGGCCTTTGGCCCTGCGGAAGGGTTTTTCCGCCACCTCCTCGAGGCCACCGACTACCCCGCCTACCTGAAAGAGGCCTACCCCGAGGACTACGAGGACCGGCTGGAGAACGTGGAGGAGCTCTTAAGGGCCGCCAGAGAGGCGGAGGGGCTTATGGAGTTCCTGGACAAGGTGGCCCTTACCGCCCGGGCGGAGGAGCCTGGAGAGCCTGGGGGCAAGGTGGCCCTCATGACCCTGCACAACGCCAAGGGGCTGGAGTTTCCCGTGGTCTTTGTGGTGGGGGTGGAGGAGGGGTTGTTGCCCCACCGCTCCTCCTTGAGCACCCTGGAGGGTTTGGAAGAGGAAAGGCGCCTCTTCTACGTGGGGGTGACCCGGGCCCAGGAGAGGCTTTACCTCTCCTATGCGGAGGAAAGGGAGGTTTACGGGCGCACCGAGGCTACCCGGCCAAGCCGCTTCCTGGAGGAGGTGGAGGAGGGGCTTTACCAGGAATATGACCCCTACCGGACCCCCACCAAGGCCCCTCCAGCCCACCGGCCCAAGCCCGGGGCCTTCAAGGGCGGGGAAAAGGTGGTCCACCCCCGTTTCGGCCAAGGCACGGTGGTGGCGGCCATGGGGGATGAGGTGACCGTGCACTTTGAGGGGGTGGGTTTAAAGCGGCTTTCCCTGAAGTACGCGGACTTGAGACCCTTGGGGTGA
- a CDS encoding YidC/Oxa1 family membrane protein insertase: protein MKRLLPLLFLLGLSAMALEAGFKDQDVNGDGVPEKVAVTNLMDLAFDQKGQVVGWYVKTYKGTAFNDYTRAPNLSANGPVVAPIGFTPERTEFLVQDGRLLARFQGAEGTLTYRIEKGRYTVQITADFPLTLRLSAQGSPKVFLEGQKEPTPSGEGPMAYLAWQTKPKAGYALVAFAEKPLAGKLVGKEGTLTLAPGETLRLYGGQNELVRFHVEGLLPLPGLFAPNIWGQLSLGLLWLMEVAFRYTGSWGLAILFLTLVVRLLLWPLMHQQFKSMAEMQRLQPLIQKINEKYKDDPNKRAEATMKLYQEHKVNPAAGCLPLFIQMPILFILWKVIANYEFGQGLLWIPDLALPDPFYILPALYVASTFLSTWLSAHGNKDLIRQSLFMNLIFIFLVLQFPSGVTLYWVLSNLIGLVQQWLINKSLKPLAA, encoded by the coding sequence ATGAAAAGGCTTTTACCCCTCCTTTTCCTGCTCGGCCTAAGCGCGATGGCCCTCGAGGCGGGCTTCAAGGACCAGGACGTAAACGGGGACGGGGTGCCGGAAAAGGTGGCCGTCACCAACCTCATGGACCTGGCCTTTGACCAAAAGGGCCAGGTGGTGGGCTGGTACGTGAAGACCTACAAGGGCACGGCCTTCAACGACTACACCCGGGCCCCTAACCTCTCCGCCAATGGCCCCGTGGTAGCCCCCATCGGCTTCACCCCGGAAAGGACGGAGTTTTTGGTGCAGGATGGCCGCCTCCTGGCCCGTTTCCAAGGCGCAGAGGGCACCCTCACCTACCGCATAGAAAAGGGCCGCTACACCGTCCAGATTACCGCCGACTTCCCCCTCACCCTAAGGCTTTCTGCCCAAGGAAGCCCCAAGGTGTTCCTGGAGGGCCAAAAGGAACCTACCCCAAGCGGGGAAGGTCCCATGGCCTACCTAGCCTGGCAGACCAAGCCCAAGGCGGGGTACGCCCTGGTGGCCTTTGCCGAGAAACCCTTGGCGGGGAAACTGGTGGGCAAGGAGGGGACCCTCACCCTCGCTCCCGGGGAAACCCTGAGGCTTTACGGGGGGCAGAACGAGCTGGTCCGCTTCCACGTGGAAGGCCTTCTTCCCCTCCCTGGCCTCTTCGCCCCCAACATCTGGGGGCAGCTCTCCTTGGGCCTCCTCTGGCTCATGGAGGTGGCCTTCCGCTATACGGGTAGCTGGGGCCTGGCCATCCTCTTCCTGACCCTGGTGGTGCGCCTCCTCCTTTGGCCCCTCATGCACCAGCAGTTCAAGAGCATGGCGGAGATGCAACGCCTCCAGCCCCTCATCCAGAAGATCAACGAGAAGTACAAGGACGACCCCAACAAGCGGGCGGAGGCCACCATGAAGCTCTACCAGGAGCACAAGGTGAACCCCGCCGCCGGCTGCCTACCCCTTTTCATCCAGATGCCCATCCTCTTCATCCTCTGGAAGGTCATCGCCAACTACGAGTTCGGCCAAGGCCTCCTCTGGATCCCCGATCTGGCCCTCCCCGACCCCTTCTACATCCTCCCCGCCCTCTACGTGGCCTCCACCTTCCTCTCCACCTGGCTTTCCGCCCACGGAAATAAGGACCTGATCCGGCAAAGCCTCTTCATGAACCTGATCTTCATCTTCCTGGTCCTGCAGTTCCCCTCGGGGGTGACCCTCTACTGGGTCCTTTCCAACCTGATCGGCTTGGTGCAGCAGTGGCTCATCAACAAGAGCCTTAAGCCCCTGGCGGCGTAA
- a CDS encoding protein jag produces MDEKKKSIDDLLSDLGVLEEAPVEVELKEAGKEPAEKGPKEVLENFLVGLLLRLDPAHYVEVRQEGNVLKAEVKGGDLGRFIGKEGRTLKAVEYLAGVVLAKHFGGAYRVVLDAAGYRKRQEEKIRKIAEEAALTVAMTQEPLHLPPMRPSERRIVHMLLKNHPQVTTESQGEGEERHVVVYPRGQAPARTPGEA; encoded by the coding sequence ATGGACGAGAAGAAAAAGAGCATTGACGACCTCCTCTCCGACCTGGGGGTATTGGAGGAAGCCCCGGTGGAGGTGGAGTTAAAAGAGGCGGGAAAGGAGCCTGCAGAAAAAGGGCCCAAGGAGGTGCTGGAAAACTTCCTGGTGGGGCTTCTCCTGCGGCTGGACCCCGCCCATTACGTGGAGGTCCGCCAGGAGGGCAACGTCCTCAAGGCCGAGGTCAAGGGCGGGGACCTGGGGCGCTTCATCGGCAAGGAGGGGCGCACCCTGAAGGCGGTGGAGTACCTGGCCGGGGTGGTGCTGGCCAAGCATTTCGGCGGGGCCTACCGGGTGGTCCTGGACGCCGCCGGCTACCGCAAGCGCCAGGAGGAAAAGATCCGCAAGATCGCCGAGGAGGCGGCCCTTACCGTGGCCATGACCCAGGAGCCCTTGCACCTTCCCCCCATGCGCCCCTCCGAGCGCCGCATCGTGCACATGCTCCTCAAAAACCACCCCCAGGTGACCACGGAAAGCCAAGGGGAGGGGGAGGAGCGGCACGTGGTGGTCTACCCCCGTGGTCAGGCTCCTGCGAGAACTCCAGGAGAGGCTTAG